CATCTGAAACACCCATTTCTCACCTAGGAGCTTCATTGCTAGCTCAGAAAGCACACCTCGTGCTTGTCTTTCACCCCTAGGATGCAGCGCCATGCTGATGCCATATTCACTGACAACTACCGGAAATTCCTGGGGCAGATTTCCGCCCGCAAATTCTTACAGACCATCATTGGCAAGCGGCTTGGGTAAGCCACAGCGCTTTGCTGTCCTAGGGCTAATGTTTTGCTTATTACACTGGGCAGTTTCTTTCATGCACGTAGCAGAAATAGCTGCCTTCCACTGCAACAGAAACAATCTCTCCTGCTGTTCCACATCCCAAAGGGCATCCTGCATGCCATGTCTCAGATCCCCCTAATCACAACTATCATTAAGCAGCATAATTAATCCTTTCCTCCAAGGCTGTAAGCGTCAGATCAGCTGAGAGCTCTACCATAATACCAACAAGCAataatatttgcaaataataGTTGCAATGACCATTCACTGGTAGGAAACAGTTACCCCTGGCCTTGtttgaacacagaaaacagcctCTCCACTACCACTCGGGTAGCTGTGGCTAGCTAGATCAACAACTGCCACTAAATTAAGACCAACTGGTCAGATGTGAGCCAGCTCCAATCCCTCTCCTAACACAGGAGTAAGTGCAGCTCACCAATTTTCTACTGAAATGATGCAGAATGGCCCCAGGCTCAGACCCAGCAGGTTCCCTTGCTGCTCAGCCTAAGCCAAACTTTGAGCAAGGGACTAAAAAGCATCTCTGAAACAAAGATGTTTCTCCTCTTCGCATAACAGAAGCGGCGAGAGCAGCCCAGGAGAAGGGGTGCACGAATTTCTGACAAGGCGCCAGTCTGACAGCATCCTGATGGACAGCCGCTACCACCAACAGATGGTACTGAGGGACTTCCTGGGAGCCATTCTGCAGAATCAAAGGTAGGTGGGAATCAGCTCATTATCTGCTCACCGCAGGAGTAAGACAAGGTCCTTATTGCTGTCTGGCTTCCAGATGAGAAACTACTGGATTAAGTATAATCTTTCAGGTACACTCAGGGAAAGAATAAAGCTCTTACCTGACCCCATAAACCCAGCCCTTCCCTTACATGGGCAAGTAGCATGCTCATAAGGAACAGCCTGTCCCGAGCCAGCCTGCACCACACACGCTAGCACATCACTGTGCTGTCTTCTCACCCTCATAATTCAGTAAAAtagcagtggaaaaaagaaTTTCTCTCTCAATCCCAATTATGTCATCACTGCCCTGTTCTCTTCTTTCACAGGCCTCAGGACATCAACAGTAGCTGGTTAGAAGGCTTTCCCAGCACCGTGGCTAAGCTCATGTAAATATTGCTCCCTTTTACATCTCCCCATGCTCTGGTGAGTACCATTTCCCTGTTCAATTCCATACATAACACATTGTTTCTGCACTGCTCAAGTGGTTTGAAGGCTCTCCTTCACCAAAGCCAAATCCCACTGCTGCCCATGAAAAAGGGTGCTTGCTGCAATTTAAGGGGAAAAACCTCCCAGTCAATTTTGTCAAGTACCTAAAGTCCTCTTAGTCTGAACAGATAGACCCCAAGTGTTGTGAAGCCGCATGCAGATGTCTGGGAACAGGCTTGCAGCAATCAAGAGCAGCCTTCTAAAGCTATCTGAGACCATGTACCTGAGTGTCTAAGCTAGGCTAAAGGCAGACAAAAGCCTTCCCCCAGGAGCAGAACCTGCCTCTAGATCCCCGAGACATCTCAGGTTTTCCCTGCACTCAATAGGAAAGGAAGCCTTACTGTTTCCTCTATCCCCCACTCCTGAAAGTAGTCACCTGGAACTTGAATTATGCTCTAAATCTTGCCAGACCTGGGGGACCAAGAGCCAGCAGACGGTCCATCCTTGGGAATACCTTCACTCGTACAAATGTCAGTTGTCCAGTTTGAAGCAACTTCATCTTACTCCTCTGTCCCATAGAAATTAAGCCAGTCCAACGCTAGCCAGCACAATGTAAAGGGGTGTGCAGAGACCTCTGTGCATACTATACAAAAAGGGTGCTGGAGAAGGGGGGGAGATCAGAACTTTACAGAAATCATGCCTATGGATTCAGCTGGGAGAGCATGGCATTTCAGCATCTCTCTTGCTATGCTTGACTCGGTTACCTTTCCACAAATAAGGTCAGTCAGAAAAAGCCtccaaagaatgaaaaacactTCTGTGTGTGCTCACAAATTTTTTCATaattctctcttcctcctgtttctgtCTAGAATAATTTCAGAGCTCATGGATGTAACTGTACAGTAAGCCCTTCACAGCAAAGACGACATTCCTGGATGTGACCAGCTGGAAACAGGCATACACTCCTCAGATATATTCAAAGGAATGCAGTTCTGATGCACTACTTAATTTACTTCAGCCTTTGCAATTTAACTCCCCTCTTTAAATACTGGTCTGTGCactgaatcagaaaaaaatacctccGTGGTTTAACCTCAGGCTGCTTTGCATACAAAGGCTAAAACAACCAGTACACTTGTAAACCTGGGGACACATTGTCTACTAATTAAGGCTTTCAAACCACAAAGCATAGCAAAATTTCTGCCAAGTCATCATTCTGTTTGAGGGTCTGATTAATAAACATGAGGCTACCAAAAGGCACCTTTAGGCAACTTGGTAAATTGATTACAGCCTCCTCTAAATAGATGCTGATGGCACAACCACACACGCAGCTTGGATCAGAGTAAGACAAGACATGAATCCACACGTCTAGCACCCATTAGAAACACCGCTGTAGGCTGCTGCTGTCTGGCTCCTTGGTACAGAGCCCTGGCAGCAAAACTGAACTCTAGAAAGCTCAGCTACAGTTACTGCGCAGCCTTGAGGTGTTCAAGCTGAAGCTACAGCTCTACAAGAGTTAGAGGAGATCCCTGTGCATCAGTTTGGGCTGTCACTACGTTTTAATTCAACATGCCATCCAGTAGCTCTGCACTCACTCCACTGTGGCTAGGGTTACAactgtaaatgttttcaaagatgTTAACAATCCAGTGATCGCACACAGCTACTTCTTTCCCTGTCACCCCAATTGTCCTATTGTTTGTGTAATAATTATGtcttcagaaatgtaaataacATCAGGATGGGCTCTGCTTTCCCATCATTAGCAGGAAATAAAAGTTGTTCTAAATAAACCTGTCCAACAGCAGGTCAAGATGGCTCTTTGTCTGTTGAGACATTAGTTTCTTGATTTTGGGCCCAGAATGGAAGATGTCACTCAAAGACAGCGGTCAAGTGCACTGAGGACAACTCAGAGCTGTGCTAACAAAGGCACCAGGTCCAGCGCCAGTAACTCAAGAGCAGGCTGGAAATACAGTGGCATGCAAACGTATATTAAGGCCTCTGAAATCATCCCTCCTCACATTTGAACAATTCCTTGATAGTCTGCAGTAGATACCATCTCATTTTTCCTCAGGTGACCATGTTTTAGGACAGCAGGCTCCAGCATGCGTGGAAATGAGTTCATACTTAGACCAAATTCCTATAGATTATATTCTCCCTGTTCAGTTTTACAATTCCAGCACCACGAAAATATTACTGACTGCCCAGCAGCATGGGAAGCAACG
The sequence above is a segment of the Gavia stellata isolate bGavSte3 chromosome 20, bGavSte3.hap2, whole genome shotgun sequence genome. Coding sequences within it:
- the GHRH gene encoding somatoliberin, translated to MLDKATLLLFLHLVACSISSPLYPALRYSPGPVAGKAVNFQLQHSSPLHSHNPSVEEQEEEGLLTDPTEKRMQRHADAIFTDNYRKFLGQISARKFLQTIIGKRLGSGESSPGEGVHEFLTRRQSDSILMDSRYHQQMVLRDFLGAILQNQRPQDINSSWLEGFPSTVAKLM